One Podarcis muralis chromosome Z, rPodMur119.hap1.1, whole genome shotgun sequence DNA segment encodes these proteins:
- the STPG3 gene encoding protein STPG3: MSHNVQQPFCRRGSMGRVNIAQLWKMEFQQKHIKFMAQMYLDTSQKRNTKSQLLLKRNHHLYRGRLSRESSSTPFLPEIHFGKQSSSRISPEGRLSMAVNTDSPGPAAYSACSANFRQTSAPSYTFGLKSPSKEGGGRRSWQKSWFLSNNPFIKKVDFSNETNWPSPFHYGQPLDVKPANLPNSPHFTMGQKGEFTLVSKNNMMDPAPNKYNTESAYKHVMFRSPSIIISPARNTMHKWARKDTTPGPGTYNVERGHIARLPCSPSFFIQGVRRPKKHETGPFSTL, encoded by the exons ATGTCACACAACGTGCAGCAACCATTCTGCCGGAGGGGGAGCATGGGGCGAGTCAACATTGCCCAGCTGTGGAAAATGGAGTTCCAACAGAAACACATCAAGTTCATGGCCCAGATGTACCTGGATACCAGCCAGAAAAGGAACACCAAATCTCAGTTGCTTTTAAAGAGGAACCACCATTTGTACCG GGGTCGCCTGAGCAGGGAATCTAGCTCAACACCGTTCCTCCCAGAAATTCATTTcggaaagcagagca GTAGTCGCATATCCCCAGAAGGCCGCTTGTCGATGGCAGTGAACACGGACAGCCCTGGGCCAGCAGCTTACTCGGCCTGCAGTGCGAACTTCCGGCAAACCAGTGCTCCATCCTACACCTTTGGGTTGAAGTCACCTTCTAAAG AGGGCGGAGGGCGGCGTTCTTGGCAGAAGTCTTGGTTTTTGAGCAATAACCCGTTCATTAAGAAAGTGGATTTTAGCAACGAGACCAAT TGGCCCTCTCCTTTCCACTACGGCCAGCCCCTGGATGTCAAGCCAGCCAACCTGCCAAACAGCCCCCATTTCACCATGGGACAGAAGGGAGAGTTCACTCTTGTCAGCAAAA ATAATATGATGGATCCAGCACCCAATAAGTACAACACAGAAAGTGCATACAAACATGTGATGTTTAGATCACCCTCTATCATCATCAGCCCTGCACGAAACACTATGCACAAGTGGGCCAGGAAAG ACACCACCCCTGGTCCCGGCACTTACAATGTGGAGAGAGGGCACATCGCTCGTCTACCTTGCTCCCCCAGCTTCTTCATCCAAGGCGTGAGGCGACCCAAGAAGCACGAGACAGGGCCATTTTCAAcgctgtga
- the RPL12 gene encoding large ribosomal subunit protein uL11, which produces MPPKFDPNEIKVVFLRCTGGEVGATSALAPKIGPLGLSPKKVGDDIAKATGDWKGLRITVKLTIQNRQAQIEVVPSASALIIKALKEPPRDRKKQKNIKHSGNISFEEIVNIARQMRHRSLARELSGTIKEILGTAQSVGCNIDGRHPHDVIDDINSGAVECPPS; this is translated from the exons ATGCCGCCCAAGTTCGACCCCAACGAGATCAAAGTCG TTTTCTTAAGATGCACTGGGGGCGAAGTTGGTGCCACTTCAGCTCTGGCTCCAAAAATCGGGCCTCTGGGTTTG tctCCCAAAAAGGTGGGTGATGACATTGCCAAGGCTACCGGCGACTGGAAGGGCCTGAGGATCACGGTTAAGCTGACCATCCAGAACAGGCAAGCTCAG ATCGAGGTggtcccatcagcctctgccttgATCATCAAAGCTCTGAAGGAGCCTCCCCGTGACCGCAAAAAGCAGAAAAACA TTAAGCACAGTGGCAATATCAGCTTTGAGGAGATTGTGAACATTGCCCGGCAGATGCGGCACCGATCCTTGGCCCGGGAACTCTCAG GAACCATTAAGGAGATCTTGGGAACAGCCCAGTCTGTTGGCTGCAATATCGATGGGCGACACCCTCACGATGTAATCGATGACATCAATAGTGGTGCAGTTGAATGTCCTCCA AGCTAA